From Catharus ustulatus isolate bCatUst1 chromosome 17, bCatUst1.pri.v2, whole genome shotgun sequence, the proteins below share one genomic window:
- the PDYN gene encoding proenkephalin-B isoform X1: MAVVVCRQRLQDKMARWALALALCLSLSAVASADCVTQCSLCAAQTRGAESSVQPLMCLWECQGSLSPGPEWERCRKALVLLAPLVALAEGTEPQEAEEDEPEPEQGLGPAELLPPPAKRYGGFMKMMSKAKLLSLLRENAHSKGGLSKKFGGFSHKPGERAAPEDYPGPAGDGDEEPTGAGAEGQELAQLHKRYGGFMRRIRPKLKWDNQKRYGGFLRRQFKVITRSDEDPSAYSGEVSDL; encoded by the exons gcagcGTCTGCAGGACAAGATGGCACGGTGGGCACTTGCACTGGcactctgcctgtccctgtctgcGGTGGCATCTGCCGACTGTGTCACCCAGTGCTCCCTCTGTGCAGCCCAGACCCGTGGTGCCGAGAGCAGCGTCCAGCCCCTG ATGTGCCTGTGGGAATGCCAGGGCTCCTTGTCACCCGGCCCCGAGTGGGAGAGGTGCAGGAAGGCACTGGTGCTTCTGGCCCCGCTGGTGGCCCTGGCCGAAGGGACAGAGCcacaggaggcagaggaggatgagccagagccagagcagggtcTGGGCCCcgcagagctgctgccaccgccgGCCAAGCGCTACGGGGGCTTCATGAAGATGATGTCCAAGGCgaagctgctgtccctgctccgcGAGAACGCTCACAGCAAGGGCGGCCTCAGCAAGAAGTTCGGGGGCTTCAGCCACAAGCCGGGGGAGCGAGCGGCCCCCGAGGACTACCCGGGGCCGGCAGGGGACGGGGACGAGGAGCCCACGGGGGCCGGGGCCGagggccaggagctggcacagctgcacaagCGCTACGGGGGCTTCATGCGGCGCATCCGCCCCAAGCTCAAGTGGGACAATCAGAAGCGCTACGGGGGCTTCCTGCGGAGGCAGTTCAAGGTGATCACACGCTCGGACGAGGACCCCAGCGCCTACTCAGGGGAGGTGTCAGACCTATAG
- the PDYN gene encoding proenkephalin-B isoform X2 — protein sequence MARWALALALCLSLSAVASADCVTQCSLCAAQTRGAESSVQPLMCLWECQGSLSPGPEWERCRKALVLLAPLVALAEGTEPQEAEEDEPEPEQGLGPAELLPPPAKRYGGFMKMMSKAKLLSLLRENAHSKGGLSKKFGGFSHKPGERAAPEDYPGPAGDGDEEPTGAGAEGQELAQLHKRYGGFMRRIRPKLKWDNQKRYGGFLRRQFKVITRSDEDPSAYSGEVSDL from the exons ATGGCACGGTGGGCACTTGCACTGGcactctgcctgtccctgtctgcGGTGGCATCTGCCGACTGTGTCACCCAGTGCTCCCTCTGTGCAGCCCAGACCCGTGGTGCCGAGAGCAGCGTCCAGCCCCTG ATGTGCCTGTGGGAATGCCAGGGCTCCTTGTCACCCGGCCCCGAGTGGGAGAGGTGCAGGAAGGCACTGGTGCTTCTGGCCCCGCTGGTGGCCCTGGCCGAAGGGACAGAGCcacaggaggcagaggaggatgagccagagccagagcagggtcTGGGCCCcgcagagctgctgccaccgccgGCCAAGCGCTACGGGGGCTTCATGAAGATGATGTCCAAGGCgaagctgctgtccctgctccgcGAGAACGCTCACAGCAAGGGCGGCCTCAGCAAGAAGTTCGGGGGCTTCAGCCACAAGCCGGGGGAGCGAGCGGCCCCCGAGGACTACCCGGGGCCGGCAGGGGACGGGGACGAGGAGCCCACGGGGGCCGGGGCCGagggccaggagctggcacagctgcacaagCGCTACGGGGGCTTCATGCGGCGCATCCGCCCCAAGCTCAAGTGGGACAATCAGAAGCGCTACGGGGGCTTCCTGCGGAGGCAGTTCAAGGTGATCACACGCTCGGACGAGGACCCCAGCGCCTACTCAGGGGAGGTGTCAGACCTATAG
- the LOC117004195 gene encoding tyrosine-protein phosphatase non-receptor type substrate 1-like produces MEPHPRDPGRTAWALPCLLLLALPGVGAQTFSLHQPQDKVSVAAGETLTLNCTVSRKNVVGAVRWLKGWDSENKTIYDHRTPLSFPRVMAAVSDSDTDFSIHIRNVTPEDTGTYYCVKFTKGPRGEDVVFQRGSGTEVSVQAKPSTPIVSGPEQRVRPEQSVPFTCTTGGFSPKEIVVKWFKNKNPMTAQQPQITEWRDKTYNISSTVNVTLQKDDVPSQVTCVVQHSTLPAPLRGSFQLSRVLRVPPIVEVRTEPSSVELNTTVTFTCLVKEFYPPNVSISWLENGKEMKVKNVSRPSELSGGLFQLRSWVEVQATEEKNGSTIACVVVHDGQAPANSSAFLRIFNTAQSEWSKESQMLKDDMLIYIVVGVVCTVLALLVAAILYLIRTKQIKGKSSPSARLHEPEKSSEATTQESDPNNLTYADLNFDKERKTIRRMVEMSQQSEYACIQTNRAPNGDENLTYADLDMVHLSKAPKRPAPRPEESSSEYASVQITRK; encoded by the exons ATGGAGCCGCATCCCCGGGATCCCGGCCGCACcgcctgggcactgccctgcctgctgctgctcgcCCTGCCCG gtgTGGGTGCCCAGACCTTCAGTCTGCACCAGCCCCAGGACAAGGTGTCAGTGGCAGCAGGGGAGACGCTCACCCTGAACTGCACTGTGTCTAGAAAGAATGTAGTAGGTGCTGTGAGGTGGCTgaagggctgggacagtgaGAACAAGACCATCTATGACCACAGAACGCCCTTATCCTTTCCACGTGTGATGGCAGCTGTGAGTGACTCTGACACAGACTTCAGCATCCACATCAGGAATGTTACACCTGAGGACACAGGCACCTACTACTGTGTGAAGTTTACCAAGGGGCCCAGGGGTGAGGATGTGGTGTTTCAGCGTGGCAGTGGCACAGAGGTGTCCGTGCAAG ccaaacccagcacccCGATCGTGTCTGGGCCTGAGCAGAGAGTGAGGCCGGAGCAGTCGGTGCCTTTCACCTGCACCACTGGAGGGTTCTCTCCCAAAGAAATTGTGGTAAAATGGTTCAAGAACAAGAACCCCATgacagctcagcagccccagaTCACAGAATGGAGGGACAAAACCTACAATATATCCAGCACCGTGAACGTGACCCTGCAGAAGGACGATGTCCCCTCACAGGTGACCTGTGTGGTGCAGCACTCCACGCTGCCGGCCCCACTGCGTGGGAgcttccagctcagcagagtCCTGCGAG ttccccccattGTTGAGGTGCGCACTGAGCCGAGCTCTGTTGAGCTGAACACGACCGTGACCTTCACCTGCCTTGTGAAGGAGTTTTACCCACCAAACGTGTCCATTTCCTGGCTGGAGAATGGGAAGGAGATGAAGGTGAAGAACGTCTCCCGGCCGTCGGAGCTCTCCGGGGGCTTGTTCCAGCTGAGAAGCTGGGTGGAGGTGCAAGCAACGGAGGAGAAAAACGGATCCACGATCGCCTGTGTGGTGGTGCACGATGGCCAGGCCCCTGCCAACTCCTCAGCCTTCCTGCGGATCTTCAACACAGCCCAGAGTGAATGGAGCAAGGAGTCCCAGATGCTTAAGG ATGATATGCTCATCTACATCGTGGTGGGTGTGGTCTGCAccgtgctggccctgctggtggcTGCCATTCTGTACCTCATCCGGACGAAGCAGATCAAGG GTAAAAGCTCGCCATCTGCCAG GTTACATGAGCCAGAGAAGAGCAGCGAGGCCACGACCCAG GAATCTGACCCCAACAACCTGACCTACGCGGACCTGAACTTCGACAAGGAGAGGAAGACCATCCGCCGGATGGTGGAGATGAGCCAGCAGTCGGAGTACGCCTGCATCCAGACCAACCGGGCGCCCAACGGCGACGAAAACCTCACCTACGCCGACCTGGACATGGTGCACCTCAGCAAGGCGCCCAAGcggccggccccgcgccccgaggagagcagctctgagtaTGCCAGCGTCCAGATCACCAGGAAGTGA